The following are from one region of the Halodesulfurarchaeum sp. HSR-GB genome:
- a CDS encoding ATPase domain-containing protein produces MSQHQRLYSLGLDERDRLNNELGGGIPRGSIVLVEGDYGAGKSALSQRLAYGLCDQNVSVTLLSTELTVTGFIDQMHSLSYGVEEHLLDERLLFLHADVDTGGNALRGGAKDDTNRKKLLKRLMEAEGMWEAEVVIIDTFDAILRNDPNFEALVRQNEERQAALEIISFFRDIVTQGKVIVLTVDPSTVDEEAIGPFRSIADVFLELQMAEVGNDVRRSIQVRRFAGMGEQVGDSIGFSVRSGTGIVIESRSVA; encoded by the coding sequence ATGAGCCAACACCAACGCCTCTACTCGCTCGGCCTGGACGAACGCGATCGGCTCAACAACGAACTCGGCGGCGGGATCCCCCGGGGGAGCATCGTCCTCGTGGAAGGCGACTATGGGGCGGGCAAGAGCGCGCTGAGCCAGCGACTGGCCTACGGGCTGTGTGACCAAAATGTCTCCGTGACCCTGCTCTCGACCGAACTCACGGTCACAGGTTTCATCGACCAGATGCACTCCCTTTCCTACGGCGTCGAGGAACACCTGCTCGACGAACGGCTCCTCTTTCTCCACGCGGACGTGGACACGGGTGGCAACGCCCTCAGAGGCGGGGCCAAAGACGACACGAACCGGAAAAAGCTGCTCAAGCGGCTGATGGAGGCCGAGGGGATGTGGGAGGCCGAAGTGGTGATCATCGACACCTTCGACGCCATCCTCCGCAACGATCCGAACTTCGAGGCCCTGGTCCGCCAGAACGAGGAGCGACAGGCGGCCCTGGAGATCATCTCCTTCTTCCGGGACATCGTCACCCAGGGGAAGGTCATCGTCCTCACCGTCGACCCCTCGACGGTGGACGAGGAGGCGATCGGCCCCTTCCGGTCGATCGCCGACGTGTTCCTGGAACTCCAGATGGCCGAGGTCGGCAACGACGTCCGGCGGTCGATCCAGGTGCGGCGGTTTGCCGGAATGGGCGAACAGGTCGGTGACTCGATCGGGTTCTCGGTTCGATCGGGCACCGGAATCGTCATCGAGAGCCGGAGCGTGGCCTAA
- a CDS encoding flagellar protein G → MAIVSSETLILFIAAVLVAGSVAGAMTGGVSQLSEALDDRSLDVSQEIRTDIEVISDPGSGQVYDDGTNTVTLLLKNTGSNTLSTDPTTVDTVIDGQYRTDQSIEVLDAAQWEPGSVARLTVSNVSLGADTDHRVVLNVNGNRERFDFRT, encoded by the coding sequence ATGGCGATCGTCTCCTCGGAGACGCTCATCCTGTTCATCGCAGCCGTGCTCGTGGCGGGAAGCGTCGCGGGCGCGATGACCGGCGGGGTGAGCCAGCTAAGTGAGGCCCTCGACGACCGGAGCCTCGATGTGAGCCAGGAGATCCGCACGGATATCGAGGTCATCAGCGATCCGGGGAGCGGCCAGGTCTACGACGATGGGACGAACACCGTCACACTCCTCCTCAAGAACACCGGCTCGAACACCCTCTCGACGGATCCGACCACGGTCGATACGGTGATCGACGGCCAGTACCGAACCGACCAATCGATCGAGGTCCTTGATGCCGCCCAGTGGGAGCCGGGGTCGGTCGCCCGACTCACCGTCTCGAATGTCTCCCTGGGAGCGGACACCGACCACCGCGTCGTGTTGAACGTCAACGGCAACCGCGAACGCTTTGACTTCCGAACATGA
- a CDS encoding fla cluster protein FlaF, producing the protein MGFSVSGGTAIILIAAVASAGMLYTTAYNGYESVQDASEIESASDLQRANTEVEIVNVTHDTSVSPDAITVTVRNDGTNTLSVTDTDLLLNGTYQINTTRTVSTDDGTLTAGTDGTDLWQPREELTISVREDHSEPITVKVVTGPGVTATEGYP; encoded by the coding sequence ATGGGATTCAGCGTTAGCGGCGGGACGGCGATCATTCTCATCGCCGCCGTCGCCAGCGCCGGCATGCTCTACACCACGGCGTACAACGGCTACGAGAGCGTACAGGACGCAAGCGAGATCGAATCCGCAAGTGACCTGCAGCGAGCGAACACCGAGGTCGAAATCGTGAACGTGACCCACGACACCAGCGTCTCACCGGACGCGATCACGGTGACGGTGCGAAACGACGGGACGAACACCCTGTCGGTCACAGACACGGACCTCCTGCTAAACGGTACCTACCAGATCAACACGACCCGAACCGTCAGTACCGACGATGGCACGCTCACCGCAGGCACGGACGGGACCGATCTCTGGCAACCACGGGAGGAGCTGACGATCTCGGTCCGGGAGGACCACTCCGAACCGATCACCGTAAAAGTCGTGACCGGGCCAGGGGTCACAGCCACGGAGGGCTACCCCTAA
- a CDS encoding FlaD/FlaE family flagellar protein: protein MVLVDLGPILPEFLSLGLVGVGLVSWLGDDGADDVETEGEAGEFAEDDSDFGMDEEFDVDGFDDDFGGMDGMDEGNGASSSELENRIEDLESEIANVSSTANTVRSENEQISEQVDDVEENVRKLLEIYEMVTRGVNPFVDDVSPDAGMGGSGDFGLFGGDEEESGAAEEEEDLESDIADAEAEDFFEDDAFDDFEEESSDATAETDDGDGFDDFEAGAFDEELGGEETEFDDFDDLEDGEDEAMTDDETDDSGGGTSFEELKAEYESGEADWAEETALETEEPTEAETDTTEPAAETTEDGTEEADLFQQDDLAAGEETVGVGAKSEPESTTDPSGPASEAVDAVDDTTAAGESVGDPQPDDEDEAAGEGGFQFGAATAADAADQPHLVDPPDGYLADVLLLEWLDYLVSEFDARNAIRAINHYERIGWIGEPMRDHCIGVLQGIADAEYPYRDESGPTDLTMEDHRRSLRYIEDLGTGHLDRAFGDRISTLKGDGIQR, encoded by the coding sequence ATGGTACTCGTCGATCTCGGCCCGATCCTTCCGGAGTTCCTCTCTTTGGGCCTCGTAGGTGTGGGCCTCGTGAGTTGGTTGGGCGATGACGGCGCCGACGACGTGGAAACAGAGGGCGAGGCCGGCGAGTTCGCCGAGGACGACTCGGATTTCGGGATGGACGAGGAGTTCGATGTCGACGGGTTCGACGACGACTTCGGCGGGATGGACGGGATGGACGAGGGGAACGGTGCGAGTTCCTCCGAACTCGAGAATCGGATCGAGGACCTGGAAAGCGAGATCGCGAACGTCTCCTCGACGGCCAACACCGTCCGCAGCGAGAACGAACAGATCAGCGAACAGGTCGACGACGTCGAAGAGAACGTCCGAAAGCTGCTCGAGATCTACGAGATGGTGACCCGCGGGGTCAACCCCTTCGTCGACGACGTGAGCCCCGATGCGGGCATGGGCGGGTCCGGGGATTTCGGGCTGTTCGGCGGCGATGAAGAGGAATCGGGCGCGGCGGAGGAGGAGGAAGACCTCGAATCGGACATCGCGGACGCCGAGGCCGAGGACTTCTTCGAGGACGATGCCTTCGACGACTTCGAGGAGGAGAGTTCCGACGCGACAGCGGAGACAGACGACGGAGACGGTTTCGACGACTTCGAAGCGGGGGCGTTCGACGAGGAACTCGGGGGCGAGGAAACCGAGTTCGACGATTTCGACGACCTGGAAGACGGGGAAGACGAAGCAATGACCGACGACGAAACCGACGATTCCGGCGGTGGCACGTCTTTCGAGGAACTGAAAGCCGAGTACGAATCGGGCGAGGCAGACTGGGCCGAAGAGACGGCCCTCGAAACAGAGGAGCCCACCGAGGCGGAGACGGATACAACCGAACCGGCCGCTGAAACTACCGAAGACGGGACAGAAGAAGCGGACCTCTTCCAGCAGGACGACCTGGCCGCGGGCGAGGAGACCGTCGGAGTCGGCGCGAAGAGCGAGCCCGAATCCACCACAGACCCAAGCGGGCCCGCTTCGGAGGCTGTCGATGCCGTCGACGACACAACGGCTGCCGGAGAATCAGTCGGGGACCCACAGCCAGACGACGAGGACGAGGCGGCCGGCGAGGGGGGCTTCCAGTTCGGGGCGGCGACCGCAGCCGACGCCGCCGATCAGCCACATCTCGTGGACCCGCCCGATGGCTACCTGGCCGACGTGCTCCTGCTGGAGTGGCTCGATTATCTGGTGAGCGAGTTCGACGCCCGGAACGCCATCCGGGCGATCAATCACTACGAACGGATCGGCTGGATCGGCGAGCCGATGCGCGATCACTGCATCGGGGTCCTCCAGGGAATCGCAGACGCGGAATACCCCTACCGGGACGAGTCGGGCCCCACGGATCTCACGATGGAGGATCACCGCCGGAGCCTCAGATATATCGAGGACCTGGGGACCGGCCACTTAGATCGTGCCTTCGGCGACCGCATCTCCACACTCAAGGGGGATGGGATTCAGCGTTAG
- a CDS encoding molecular chaperone TorD family protein, with protein sequence MSHSSTEDVPLDHPDRWASLHTLFAECLKAPTEGFVEEVRAGRLESELVDHADVLSLSVSDPAPPHPADRATLQRAYLSLFEAMEQPFAPPVESPYKPWYGDRSGGLLGGPPASDMENRYEALGASPPPAYPADHVALLLEYGALLLDAGAIEEYRSFFDDHMDWLPAFAELIEDARADEPFYDWTIETLREVLADLRTRLDISPPTEAAIEEMADRVDGSTVPEQADAVFDP encoded by the coding sequence ATGTCTCACTCGTCCACCGAGGACGTCCCGCTGGATCATCCCGACCGGTGGGCGTCGTTGCACACGCTCTTTGCGGAGTGTCTGAAAGCGCCGACCGAGGGATTCGTCGAGGAGGTTCGTGCGGGGCGCCTGGAATCTGAGCTGGTCGATCATGCCGATGTGCTGTCCCTTTCCGTTTCGGACCCGGCCCCGCCTCACCCGGCGGATCGGGCCACCCTCCAGCGCGCCTATCTCTCCCTTTTCGAGGCCATGGAACAGCCCTTTGCACCGCCAGTCGAGTCCCCGTACAAGCCCTGGTACGGCGATCGATCGGGCGGGTTGCTCGGCGGTCCCCCGGCCTCGGATATGGAGAACCGATACGAGGCCCTTGGTGCGTCGCCGCCGCCAGCGTACCCGGCCGATCACGTCGCCCTGCTGCTGGAGTATGGGGCCTTGCTGCTCGATGCCGGTGCAATCGAGGAGTACCGCTCGTTTTTCGATGACCACATGGACTGGCTCCCGGCCTTTGCCGAACTTATCGAGGATGCCAGGGCGGACGAGCCGTTCTACGACTGGACGATCGAGACACTCCGCGAGGTACTGGCCGATCTGCGGACGCGACTCGACATCTCCCCACCGACGGAAGCGGCCATTGAGGAGATGGCCGATCGAGTAGACGGGTCGACCGTGCCCGAGCAGGCAGACGCCGTGTTCGACCCCTAA
- a CDS encoding helix-turn-helix domain-containing protein, with the protein MPQQTPTESTRNHMSERGVKVVFEIVPKGSCFMDQLEGQVSDVELHFPNGECHADVTVSEDDGVNPCRVEVINYSGEVCQNCPGTIFANYGLVPRFLERNDDEFVVQTHLPTNHELSDVVADLREVSERVTVVRIVDMRNEDVSGITAEVDLSQLTAKQHEALESAVKGGYYGLSQEVSLEVLADEIGISTSALSQRLARAERHVLTQLFEEE; encoded by the coding sequence ATGCCCCAGCAGACACCCACCGAATCGACGCGAAATCACATGAGCGAGCGGGGCGTCAAGGTCGTCTTCGAGATCGTCCCGAAAGGCTCCTGTTTCATGGACCAACTCGAGGGGCAGGTTTCTGACGTGGAGTTGCACTTCCCGAACGGGGAGTGTCACGCCGACGTTACTGTCTCCGAGGACGACGGCGTCAATCCCTGCCGCGTGGAGGTAATCAATTACAGCGGCGAAGTCTGCCAGAACTGCCCAGGTACGATCTTCGCGAACTACGGGCTCGTGCCGCGGTTTTTGGAACGCAACGACGACGAGTTCGTCGTCCAGACTCACCTCCCGACGAACCACGAACTGTCGGACGTGGTCGCCGACCTCCGTGAGGTCTCAGAGCGGGTCACGGTTGTACGGATCGTGGACATGCGAAACGAGGACGTCTCGGGGATCACCGCGGAGGTCGATCTCTCCCAGCTGACGGCTAAACAGCACGAGGCCCTGGAATCCGCCGTGAAAGGCGGGTACTACGGGCTCTCACAGGAGGTGTCCCTCGAAGTGTTGGCCGATGAAATCGGCATCTCGACCTCGGCGCTGTCTCAGCGACTCGCCCGGGCCGAACGCCACGTGTTGACCCAGCTTTTCGAAGAGGAGTAG
- a CDS encoding helix-turn-helix domain-containing protein produces MGVHRSAAVPAGSSQSEERELRIVLEIERGGPCSLDDLAGRVLDVDVRLDEETCNVDATVRDDEDDQVRTVFFTDDLCDHCPGKIFAKHDCLPRYRRIDDGSFIMETYASDTDTVAEIVNEVRTISDHVSVKSIVPTDDGEVSEIDIVDLTSLTAKQRRALHYAKEAGYYDSGESVPLDHLAERMGVSTSALSQLLQRAEANVLRQLDCDC; encoded by the coding sequence ATGGGTGTTCATCGGTCCGCTGCCGTGCCTGCAGGCTCCTCGCAGAGCGAGGAACGCGAACTGCGGATCGTTCTCGAGATCGAACGGGGCGGCCCGTGTAGCCTGGACGACCTGGCTGGTCGGGTCCTCGACGTGGACGTGCGGCTGGACGAAGAGACCTGTAACGTCGACGCCACGGTCAGGGACGACGAGGACGACCAGGTTCGCACGGTGTTCTTTACCGACGACCTCTGTGATCACTGTCCGGGCAAGATCTTCGCGAAACACGACTGTCTGCCACGCTACAGACGAATCGACGACGGCTCCTTCATCATGGAGACCTACGCCTCGGATACGGACACGGTCGCGGAGATCGTCAACGAGGTCCGCACCATCTCCGATCACGTCTCGGTCAAGTCCATTGTGCCGACGGACGACGGTGAGGTCTCGGAGATCGACATCGTGGATCTCACGTCGCTGACGGCCAAACAGCGACGGGCGCTCCACTACGCGAAGGAAGCGGGCTATTACGATTCCGGGGAGTCAGTCCCCCTGGACCACCTGGCGGAGCGAATGGGTGTCTCCACGTCCGCGCTCTCCCAGCTGCTTCAGCGTGCGGAGGCAAACGTTCTCCGCCAACTCGACTGTGACTGTTGA
- the extH gene encoding selenite/tellurite reduction operon rhodanese-like protein ExtH: MERNINRRRFLEISGAAGMAAIAGCAGDGEDTPTDTPEPTTAEPTTEEPTTEEPAADYTPPTETENALVEPATLKEWVDAELVNSDDVYADPRVAVIRVDAGNYDSGHVPGAVPLASDDAEGSATLATTRVEGLAQTQKLVPHGETVDQIIQNAGVGPNTTIVLAGDNPMYAARAYWVLRFWGFPRERVKVLQGGSSAYDDEFGLVYEDVQTPDTNYTVKGFEEPNYNSRKGLNELIQDVDAINAGEDAPSILDQRGEGDGEGEAKIAGSHIDQAGAYIDGDSFTAPNPWKSASEIEEHVNGYEGVDAANGDIVTMCHSGFKGTIAFFALDGIVGNENVALYDGSWSFSWSQYNGEQDPTPNEAWRTDINERTVGEITDTSQLDIDPDLNAELTELATLDANQVKKDAIEYIVGDTSGGFGCGS, translated from the coding sequence ATGGAGCGAAACATCAACCGTCGACGGTTCCTCGAGATCTCCGGTGCCGCAGGAATGGCCGCGATCGCCGGCTGTGCCGGTGATGGTGAGGACACGCCGACAGACACGCCGGAACCGACCACGGCGGAACCGACCACGGAAGAGCCCACGACCGAAGAGCCCGCGGCGGATTATACGCCGCCCACCGAAACCGAGAACGCGCTGGTCGAGCCGGCGACGCTCAAGGAATGGGTGGACGCGGAACTCGTCAACAGCGACGACGTGTACGCCGATCCACGTGTAGCGGTCATTCGTGTCGACGCCGGCAACTACGACTCGGGTCACGTTCCGGGCGCTGTTCCGCTCGCCAGTGACGATGCCGAGGGGTCGGCGACACTCGCGACGACACGTGTCGAGGGCCTCGCTCAGACACAGAAACTCGTCCCGCACGGGGAGACCGTCGACCAGATCATCCAGAACGCTGGTGTCGGGCCAAACACGACGATCGTGCTGGCCGGCGACAACCCGATGTACGCCGCACGGGCCTACTGGGTACTTCGGTTCTGGGGCTTCCCCCGCGAGCGCGTGAAAGTCCTCCAGGGCGGATCGAGTGCCTACGACGACGAGTTCGGCCTGGTTTACGAGGACGTCCAGACGCCGGATACGAATTACACCGTCAAGGGATTCGAGGAGCCGAACTACAACAGCCGCAAGGGCCTAAACGAGCTGATTCAGGACGTCGATGCAATCAACGCGGGCGAAGACGCCCCGTCGATCCTCGACCAGCGTGGTGAGGGCGACGGCGAGGGCGAAGCGAAGATCGCCGGCAGTCATATCGACCAGGCCGGGGCCTACATCGACGGCGACAGCTTCACCGCGCCGAACCCGTGGAAGTCCGCTTCCGAGATCGAGGAGCACGTCAACGGGTACGAGGGCGTCGACGCGGCGAACGGCGACATCGTGACCATGTGTCACAGCGGGTTCAAGGGCACGATCGCCTTCTTCGCTCTCGACGGGATCGTCGGCAACGAAAACGTCGCGCTGTACGACGGCTCCTGGAGCTTCAGTTGGAGCCAGTACAACGGCGAGCAGGACCCGACTCCCAACGAAGCGTGGCGGACCGACATCAACGAACGGACCGTTGGCGAGATCACGGACACGAGTCAGCTCGATATCGATCCGGATCTCAACGCGGAGCTGACGGAATTGGCGACACTCGACGCGAACCAGGTCAAGAAGGACGCCATCGAGTACATCGTTGGGGACACGAGCGGCGGCTTCGGCTGCGGCTCGTAA
- a CDS encoding molybdopterin-dependent oxidoreductase encodes MSNQAQSSSGLTRRTLLKAGSAAAGAVALGGCLSSDDGTDSGGADVSKAFSNCWMCSHNCGQEVTVVDGSVVNITGVDGHPRGSAGPGTEGTLCPKGLAQQDKTHDPKRVKEPHIRKDGELQKVSWDEAFEYTADRLVSFADEYGAETFLDATSWAETSIFRTIWRDLYGSPERISRGIHVCAGPTFVTGGMMGVGSNNRVPDYQNSDYIIAWGRNQLNSFAGQFEAKGTLEAIENRGATLVTIDPQHTITAEKSDKWLPIEPRTDGALALAMANVIIEEELYDEDFVENYTYGFDAYREAAADMPPEDAAEITGIPAEDIREVARGFAEAAPRAGISVWTGTAQMGNGWKATQNITALNGLVGNIDRPGGLRLWEYPGTASFGQVCEQDYTNRAEFREPALKKYDEYSDYPVRHIEGIAHNLVPEMVDNGHINGIVVHHDDPLKDGNADEWVEAIEEMALVISIDAYWNGVSRNADIVLPEATSLEKDTLGTGNWSAYPKHKWVTGGKAAVEPQWNTKPDFDILTGIASAMAEKTDNDDWRIFEQWDSHEEFIDDQLSTLDLTLEELSSGEKNYELVEEYDYEKWKDNDNFVFRFDLDQVGSFAQAAEEAGMDTAPEWIPPGTYGDSTSDEYPLEFYDVRSVFFSHGSNQPHERLRDHFAKRNDLNEEDYRGNYLHLNPKDAEPRGIETGDMVQVESESGSGELMAHVTENARPGFVTAEYGFGETSATPDGEGMNTMTLHDKQMDPITGQVDRHIAVDVKPAGGD; translated from the coding sequence ATGAGTAACCAGGCCCAGAGTTCCAGCGGGCTGACCCGCCGGACGTTGCTGAAGGCAGGGAGTGCCGCCGCCGGTGCAGTCGCGCTCGGTGGCTGTCTCTCCAGTGACGATGGGACCGATTCGGGCGGCGCGGACGTCTCTAAGGCATTCAGTAACTGCTGGATGTGCTCGCACAACTGCGGGCAGGAGGTGACCGTCGTCGACGGGTCGGTCGTGAACATCACGGGTGTCGATGGTCATCCCCGGGGGAGTGCCGGCCCGGGAACCGAAGGGACCCTCTGTCCGAAGGGACTGGCCCAGCAGGACAAGACTCACGATCCAAAACGGGTCAAGGAGCCACACATCCGGAAGGACGGCGAACTGCAGAAGGTCAGCTGGGATGAGGCCTTCGAGTACACCGCCGACCGGCTGGTCAGCTTCGCGGACGAATACGGCGCGGAGACCTTCCTCGACGCCACGAGCTGGGCCGAAACGTCGATATTCCGGACCATCTGGCGTGATCTTTACGGGTCACCCGAACGCATCAGCCGCGGGATCCACGTCTGTGCGGGACCGACCTTCGTCACCGGCGGTATGATGGGCGTGGGTTCGAACAACCGCGTCCCGGACTACCAGAACAGCGATTACATCATCGCCTGGGGCCGCAACCAGCTCAACTCCTTCGCCGGGCAGTTCGAGGCCAAGGGCACACTGGAGGCCATCGAGAACCGGGGCGCGACCCTGGTCACGATCGACCCCCAGCACACCATCACCGCCGAGAAGTCCGACAAGTGGCTCCCGATCGAGCCCCGGACCGACGGCGCGCTGGCCCTGGCGATGGCCAACGTCATCATCGAGGAGGAGCTCTACGACGAGGATTTCGTCGAGAACTACACCTACGGGTTCGACGCCTACAGGGAAGCGGCTGCGGACATGCCGCCGGAGGACGCGGCTGAGATTACGGGCATTCCCGCCGAGGACATCCGGGAAGTCGCCCGTGGCTTCGCGGAGGCGGCCCCCCGAGCGGGCATCTCGGTCTGGACCGGGACGGCACAGATGGGCAACGGCTGGAAGGCCACCCAGAACATCACCGCGCTCAACGGCCTCGTCGGGAACATCGACCGACCCGGCGGCCTGCGGCTCTGGGAGTACCCGGGAACGGCCTCCTTCGGACAGGTCTGTGAACAGGACTACACGAACCGCGCCGAGTTCCGGGAGCCGGCACTGAAGAAATACGACGAGTACAGCGACTATCCGGTCCGGCACATCGAGGGTATCGCCCACAACCTCGTGCCCGAAATGGTCGACAACGGCCACATCAATGGCATTGTTGTGCACCACGACGACCCGTTGAAGGACGGGAACGCGGACGAGTGGGTCGAGGCCATCGAGGAGATGGCACTCGTCATCTCGATCGACGCCTACTGGAACGGCGTCTCCCGGAACGCGGATATCGTCCTTCCCGAGGCGACCTCTCTGGAGAAGGACACGCTTGGCACTGGCAACTGGTCGGCCTACCCCAAGCACAAGTGGGTCACCGGCGGCAAGGCAGCCGTCGAGCCGCAGTGGAACACGAAACCGGACTTCGACATCCTGACCGGCATCGCGTCGGCGATGGCGGAGAAGACGGACAACGACGACTGGCGGATCTTCGAGCAGTGGGACTCCCACGAGGAGTTCATCGACGACCAGCTTTCGACGCTGGATCTCACTCTCGAAGAACTCTCGAGCGGCGAGAAGAACTACGAGCTGGTCGAAGAGTACGACTACGAGAAGTGGAAGGACAACGATAACTTCGTCTTCCGCTTCGACCTCGATCAGGTCGGAAGCTTCGCCCAGGCTGCGGAGGAAGCCGGTATGGACACGGCACCCGAGTGGATCCCACCGGGAACCTATGGGGACTCGACCAGCGACGAGTACCCGCTTGAGTTCTACGACGTGCGGTCGGTTTTCTTCTCCCACGGGAGCAACCAGCCCCACGAGCGCCTGCGGGATCACTTCGCGAAACGCAACGATCTCAACGAGGAGGATTACCGGGGCAACTACCTCCACCTCAACCCGAAGGACGCCGAGCCACGGGGCATCGAGACCGGTGACATGGTACAGGTGGAGTCCGAGTCCGGCAGTGGCGAACTCATGGCCCACGTCACGGAGAACGCCCGTCCCGGCTTTGTCACTGCCGAGTATGGCTTCGGCGAGACCTCGGCGACGCCGGACGGCGAGGGTATGAACACGATGACACTTCACGACAAACAGATGGACCCGATTACGGGACAGGTGGACAGGCACATCGCCGTCGATGTCAAACCCGCGGGGGGTGACTGA
- a CDS encoding 4Fe-4S dicluster domain-containing protein yields the protein MAVESEHWVFYFDPNRCIGCHACSVSCKQFHGRGSDTDDWRTVTHHQKGTYPDVEDVPLSMSCMHCHDAPCEKVCPTNAIEKRESDGIVTINRDDCIGCKYCGWACPFGAPVYGDDGLMSKCNMCLGRGPGGGADVEDTPKHELEDQVEPNCVSDCVGEAIKAGPQKEIIEEASQAAAERFRSGAVANGRVIVEPLQDSTSAVDGSVGGTKEVTTPYNAGD from the coding sequence ATGGCAGTCGAAAGCGAACACTGGGTCTTCTACTTCGACCCGAACCGGTGTATCGGCTGTCACGCCTGCTCGGTCTCCTGCAAGCAGTTCCACGGTCGGGGCTCGGATACCGACGACTGGCGAACGGTCACCCACCACCAGAAGGGGACCTACCCCGACGTCGAGGACGTCCCGCTGTCGATGTCCTGCATGCACTGTCACGACGCCCCGTGTGAGAAGGTCTGTCCGACAAACGCCATCGAGAAACGCGAGAGCGACGGGATCGTGACGATCAACCGGGACGACTGCATCGGCTGCAAGTACTGTGGCTGGGCCTGTCCCTTCGGCGCGCCGGTTTACGGCGACGACGGGCTCATGTCCAAGTGTAACATGTGTCTCGGGCGCGGTCCCGGCGGCGGGGCTGATGTCGAGGACACGCCCAAACACGAACTCGAGGACCAGGTCGAGCCGAACTGCGTCTCGGACTGTGTCGGCGAGGCCATCAAGGCCGGCCCGCAGAAGGAGATCATCGAAGAGGCCTCCCAGGCTGCCGCGGAACGCTTCAGGTCTGGGGCGGTGGCCAACGGTCGCGTGATCGTCGAACCGCTCCAGGATAGCACCTCGGCCGTCGACGGAAGCGTCGGCGGGACGAAGGAAGTCACCACGCCGTACAACGCAGGGGACTAA
- the nrfD gene encoding NrfD/PsrC family molybdoenzyme membrane anchor subunit: protein MSAIGASEWLWLPHVHWGVFIATYLFLGGVAGGSYLTSTWASFMKSLMDADNWLGRLLLARTDDPEHRFACAETSRWGSVIALIAIGVGSIALLSHLGAPLRALTFAWNFTNYGSWMVIGTWMIITFSLIAVLETLWLHFGRDLRGKSGLSLFPRKILGWIDGVMPWRTERGIVWLLDRLADITRLPNRVWGAFRIFGAVVAVLVVVYTAMLLSDIAAVPVWSRTYLPFIFLMSGVSTGISAALLGTVMSGGALTRVNHRFCLTDDAIIIVELVAIGALLSFLSGSANLGAQATLSELLGTYQLAFIGGVLILGTGLPVVISLTVTMLHQFTDFDETPFGRKVLTGGYATKYVLVLVGGYLLRYVVLLAAVKTPLAVPGL from the coding sequence ATGAGCGCGATAGGAGCCAGTGAATGGCTATGGTTACCCCACGTCCACTGGGGCGTGTTCATCGCCACGTACCTCTTCCTGGGGGGCGTGGCCGGTGGTTCGTACCTCACCTCGACCTGGGCCAGTTTCATGAAGAGCCTGATGGACGCCGACAACTGGCTCGGCCGCCTGCTACTGGCCCGGACCGACGATCCGGAACACCGCTTCGCGTGCGCGGAGACCTCCCGCTGGGGTTCGGTCATCGCCCTGATCGCCATCGGGGTCGGGAGCATCGCCCTGCTCTCACACCTCGGCGCGCCGCTGCGCGCGCTGACCTTCGCGTGGAACTTCACGAACTACGGCTCCTGGATGGTCATCGGGACCTGGATGATCATCACGTTCTCCCTGATCGCGGTCCTGGAGACCCTCTGGCTGCACTTCGGCCGTGATCTACGGGGCAAATCCGGTCTGAGTCTCTTCCCCCGAAAGATCCTCGGATGGATCGACGGGGTGATGCCCTGGCGGACGGAGCGGGGTATCGTCTGGCTGCTCGACCGGCTCGCGGACATCACGCGACTCCCGAACCGTGTCTGGGGTGCCTTCCGGATCTTCGGTGCAGTCGTTGCCGTGCTCGTCGTGGTCTACACGGCGATGCTCCTCAGTGACATCGCGGCGGTGCCGGTCTGGAGCCGAACCTACCTCCCCTTCATCTTCCTGATGAGTGGCGTCTCGACGGGTATCTCCGCGGCGCTTTTGGGAACGGTCATGAGCGGTGGCGCGCTGACCCGTGTCAATCACCGGTTCTGCCTGACCGACGACGCGATCATCATCGTGGAGCTGGTCGCCATCGGAGCGCTGCTGTCCTTCCTCTCGGGGTCGGCTAACCTCGGGGCACAGGCGACACTCTCCGAACTGCTGGGGACCTATCAGCTGGCCTTCATCGGTGGGGTCCTGATCCTTGGGACCGGGCTCCCCGTGGTGATATCGCTGACGGTGACCATGTTACACCAGTTCACGGACTTCGACGAGACGCCCTTCGGGCGCAAAGTGCTCACCGGAGGCTACGCGACGAAGTACGTCCTGGTGCTGGTCGGCGGCTACCTGCTGCGCTATGTCGTGTTGCTGGCTGCCGTGAAAACCCCGCTTGCCGTCCCCGGACTCTAG